One region of Nothobranchius furzeri strain GRZ-AD chromosome 16, NfurGRZ-RIMD1, whole genome shotgun sequence genomic DNA includes:
- the si:dkey-197c15.6 gene encoding putative nuclease HARBI1 → MAFAVPVWLAVQEEMLGSFEPEEEQDGAPPCFDNFSDEALFEKFHLSRPCIAFILDSVGTHMKTVDSTKRHTSVDVMLMIALNYYAHGAFSSSVAGNTWMSQTGNLNSVVKTISGVLAAMCKTFISFPLTAEARSRTASQIEEFCGIPNVLGVLAPAHFKIRASPYDKTSFKSFINALGYTSVVSQFICDSEGNILSVEKCCVGSSFEQEMWETSFKGKEVENEQHGPFWFIGGKGYHLSKHVLTPVLEPSTDGDIRFNKAHAKIHNVMEVTIGSMKRRFKCLMQLGFADETSLNTKANIIKACCMLHNIAKKFSVPLPGNNTAAVHETPYPGKQHLSPVEVSTEALEVRRQLIEKNFSVAKHPDPVETSVSKQSMMHWCRKMYWD, encoded by the exons ATGGCCTTTGCGGTACCGGTGTGGCTCGCCGTCCAGGAGGAGATGCTCGGCAGCTTTGAGCCCGAGGAGGAACAAGATGGCGCTCCACCTTGTTTCGACAATTTCTCCGACGAGGCTTTGTTCGAGAAGTTTCACCTCTCCAGACCTTGCATCGCGTTCATCTTAGACTCCGTGGGCACACACATGAAAACGGTGGACTCCACGAAGCGCCACACGTCCGTGGACGTGATGCTCATGATCGCGCTGAACTACTACGCTCACGGAGCCTTCAGCTCGTCCGTCGCTGGGAACACTTGGATGAGCCAAACGGGCAACTTGAATTCTGTTGTTAAAACTATCTCTGGAGTCTTAGCGGCGATGTGCAAAACGTTCATCTCCTTCCCGCTTACAGCTGAGGCCAGAAGCAGAACCGCCTCTCAGATCGAGGAATTCTGCGGGATCCCCAACGTGCTGGGCGTCCTGGCTCCAGCACACTTCAAGATCAGAGCTTCTCCTTATGACAAGACCTCCTTCAAGTCCTTCATAAACGCACTCGGTTACACTTCCGTCGTGAGCCAGTTTATCTGCGACTCCGAGGGCAACATCCTGAGTGTGGAGAAGTGCTGCGTGGGGAGCTCGTTTGAGCAGGAGATGTGGGAGACCTCCTTCAAAGGGAAGGAGGTGGAGAACGAGCAGCACGGACCGTTTTGGTTTATTG GTGGAAAAGGGTACCATTTAAGCAAACACGTCTTGACCCCGGTGTTGGAACCTTCAACTGACGGTGACATCCGCTTCAACAAGGCCCACGCAAAGATCCACAATGTCATGGAGGTGACGATTGGCTCCATGAAGAGGCGTTTCAAGTGTCTGATGCAGCTCGGGTTTGCTGATGAAACCTCCTTAAACACAAAGGCGAACATCATCAAGGCGTGCTGCATGCTGCACAACATTGCCAAAAAGTTCTCTGTTCCTCTTCCTGGCAACAACACAGCTGCTGTCCATGAGACTCCATATCCAGGGAAGCAGCACTTGAGTCCAGTAGAGGTCAGCACGGAGGCCCTCGAAGTCCGACGGCAGCTTATCGAGAAGAACTTTTCTGTTGCCAAGCATCCGGATCCAGTGGAGACGAGTGTTTCAAA GCAGTCCATGATGCACTGGTGCAGGAAAATGTACTGGGACTGA